The nucleotide window ACGTCTTAGAATCGATGGGAGCGGACGTCGACCCCGGTGCCGGCGTCTCGGCGGCACGAAACACACTCGAAGAATAAGGCAAGACGCGGTTTTACGGGCGGTACGAGGCGAATACCACGGGGTCGTCCGGAAGATCGAAGATCTTCCGTGATGACGAGACGCCTCCGGCGTCTCGAACCACTTGATCCCGAGCGCGTCACGGCACGAAGCGCTGTTCGGCTGTTATGCCGAGACTCGTGGTCCTGGCGGGGCACGTTCGACCTGATAATCGTCCCCGTCGACGACGATAATCGCCCACTCGTAGGCTGGATTGACACTCTGAAGTGTATTCTCGAGATCATCGGCATCTTCTGGCTGGGCGACGAAACAGTGGAACTGTCCGGATTCACGCGGAAGTTCTCCCGTCTCGAGGACAGTACTGACGTGGACGACTTTCCAGTCACGTTCGGCACGGAACTTCGGACCGTTCCCTTCGACGGTGTACCCGAGCTCTGCGAAGATCGACCTGGCCTGCTCGACGAGTCGCATGTTAACAGGACCCATTCGAAATAAGCGTACGTTGGCCGTCGTTATAAATGTTGGCACGGAACAAAAACTCGCGAGTATGGTCAAAATAGTTGGCACTCAGCAGGGAAAATAAGTTACAATCGGCAGCAATCTCGGGTAGCTGATCCGCGATCGTCAGCACCGATGTTACGCTGTCTTCGTATGGGGTGTGTCAGATGATGGCAACACACGCCGCCGATCCGTCACTCGTGAGCAGCGTCCCACTCGGTCGGCTTTCGGAAGTTCCCGCAGCGATTGCATTTGATGCGTCCCATCGAATCCATCGCGTTGTCGAAACTCTCACAGTTCGTACAGAACCAGCCATACCGCTGAGTCGCGTCTCGAGACTCGTAGGCAACGAGAAATGGGCCCTTAGATCCCGTATCGCCGTCTCGCTCGGACACGTAGACGGTACCATCCTCGGTAGACCGTGGTTGCATGTCCCAGTCTAGCCGCGCTCGCGGTAAATGACTGTCTGTCCGATATCGGCGACGATACGCGTGTTCGACTCGTCCCGGCATGCTATGGTAACCCCTCACAGTCTTGACTGTCCTAACTGAAAGGTTTACCCGGCAGGGTACCGTTCGATTGGGTAATGTCGTTGGTCGTGGTTCCCGTTCGATATCCTTTGTCAAAGCACTCGCGGCGGACGCTCGAGCGGGCGATCGAAGTCGCTCGTGAGCGAGACGCGGCGTTGACGGTTCTTCACGTCGACCTCTATCAGAACGGGAAGAAAGTGACCCGAATCGATCTCAAAAACGCCGTCGAAAACACGTTCGGCCGACTCGAGAACACGCGCTACGTCGTTCGAACCGGGTTTCTAGTCGAGGAAAGCATTCTCGACGAGGTGGCGGCAGAGGATGCCGACGTCGTCGTCATCGGGAACAAACAGGCGAGTCGATTGCGCCGGATCTTCCAGCGGTTTACCGACAACCCGAACATCGACCGGTACCTGCGGACGCACCTCGATTGTGAGGTCATCACGGTCGAAAGTGCACGCTCGTAAGCAGTGCTTACGTTAGGCGTCCGCGCCCGCATCGCGGACGACGAAGACTGGAATCGAAGCGTTGTCGACCACTCGTTCCGAGACGCTGCCCAGTGACGTGACTTTCTCCCGCGGGCTTTTGCCGCGCGTGCCGATTACGATCAGATCGATGTCGTGGTCGTCGGCGTACTCGAGAATAGTCTTCGCCGGCGTCCCTTTCTGAACGTCGCTGACGGTGTCGAGCCCTCGTTGTTCGGCTGCGTCCTCGACAGCAGCGACGGCGTCGTCGCCCTCGGCTTCGAGTGAGTGCTCGAGGTCGGTACTGGTCTCGCCGGTTGCCGCGGCGGTCATCCGGCTATCGACGACGTACAGCGAGTGTACCGTCGCGTCGTTGCTCTCGGCGATGGGCAATCCGTGGGCCAGCGTTTCGGCGATCGTCTCGCTCCCGTCCGTCGGAATGAGGATGTCGTCGTACATCGGTTCGCTACCGGATGCTTGGCGTGGAAGTCGTATAAAACATCACCACAATCCCACGACGTCGAGAGCACGTCGCCTCGAGTCGCGGACAGTGAGACGGCGATCGGTTGCGTCGTCAGGGTCCCCCGTTACTGATCTGGCTGCCTTTCGGTTTCGGCCGCACTCGGTGGGGTGGTCGAGTGAACGTTCGAGTCGGCGTTCGGACGGTCGGCTTCGGGGCCGTTGACGGCCAGTCGGGCGACGCCGCTGGTGTCGTCGAAGACGTGATGACGGCGCGGGTAGGCGAACTCGACGTCGATGTCCGCGAACCGCTGGCGGATCGCCGACTGGACGTCCGACCGAGCGATGGACTGTTTGTAGGGGTGTTTGATCC belongs to Natronorubrum aibiense and includes:
- a CDS encoding DUF7116 family protein, which gives rise to MRLVEQARSIFAELGYTVEGNGPKFRAERDWKVVHVSTVLETGELPRESGQFHCFVAQPEDADDLENTLQSVNPAYEWAIIVVDGDDYQVERAPPGPRVSA
- a CDS encoding DUF5816 domain-containing protein, which encodes MQPRSTEDGTVYVSERDGDTGSKGPFLVAYESRDATQRYGWFCTNCESFDNAMDSMGRIKCNRCGNFRKPTEWDAAHE
- a CDS encoding universal stress protein, whose amino-acid sequence is MSLVVVPVRYPLSKHSRRTLERAIEVARERDAALTVLHVDLYQNGKKVTRIDLKNAVENTFGRLENTRYVVRTGFLVEESILDEVAAEDADVVVIGNKQASRLRRIFQRFTDNPNIDRYLRTHLDCEVITVESARS
- a CDS encoding universal stress protein, whose protein sequence is MYDDILIPTDGSETIAETLAHGLPIAESNDATVHSLYVVDSRMTAAATGETSTDLEHSLEAEGDDAVAAVEDAAEQRGLDTVSDVQKGTPAKTILEYADDHDIDLIVIGTRGKSPREKVTSLGSVSERVVDNASIPVFVVRDAGADA